A section of the Streptomyces sp. SCL15-4 genome encodes:
- a CDS encoding maleylpyruvate isomerase family mycothiol-dependent enzyme: protein MRNTPEFSGLLRLIDERAVAFRAAVSSASSLDVRVPPCPDWTLFDLARHLGGGHRFWAAVVGAGPAGAPPVERAAVSDAPRDRDALLAWSAESTRRLLGALREAGPDAGCWTWWGASASPRTSGAVARHQVQEISVHTYDAQLAVGDPRPLPDEAALDGVDEFLSTCCTTTSAWPHEPAVVDYHATEGLSWRLTLSADGARATRLPASGAAPAADAAARGAAGELVLALHGRVPVDSLELDGDRRLFDLLYAWEPED from the coding sequence GTGCGAAACACACCTGAGTTTTCCGGTCTGCTGCGGCTGATCGACGAACGGGCCGTCGCGTTCCGGGCCGCTGTCTCCTCCGCGTCCAGCCTCGACGTGCGGGTGCCGCCCTGCCCCGACTGGACGCTGTTCGACCTGGCACGGCACCTGGGCGGGGGGCACCGGTTCTGGGCCGCCGTCGTCGGCGCGGGGCCTGCCGGGGCTCCGCCGGTCGAGCGGGCGGCCGTCTCGGACGCGCCCCGGGACCGCGACGCCCTGCTGGCCTGGTCGGCCGAGTCGACGCGGCGGCTGCTCGGCGCGCTGCGCGAGGCGGGCCCGGACGCCGGCTGCTGGACCTGGTGGGGGGCGTCGGCGTCGCCGCGGACCTCCGGGGCCGTCGCCCGGCACCAGGTGCAGGAGATCTCGGTGCACACCTACGACGCCCAGCTCGCCGTGGGCGATCCGCGGCCGCTGCCGGACGAGGCGGCGCTCGACGGCGTCGACGAGTTCCTGTCCACCTGCTGCACGACGACGAGCGCCTGGCCGCACGAGCCCGCCGTCGTCGACTACCACGCCACCGAGGGCCTCTCCTGGCGGTTGACGCTGTCCGCCGACGGCGCGCGGGCCACCCGTCTGCCCGCATCCGGCGCCGCGCCCGCCGCCGATGCCGCCGCCCGGGGCGCGGCCGGTGAGCTGGTCCTCGCCCTGCACGGCCGTGTCCCGGTGGACTCCCTGGAGCTCGACGGCGACCGCCGGCTGTTCGACCTGCTCTACGCCTGGGAACCGGAGGATTAG
- a CDS encoding LysR family transcriptional regulator, protein MDLDTVRTFLAVADAGQFQGAAAELSLTQQAVSKRVAALERSLGVRLFTRTPRGAELTIDGQAFLPHARELLRVAERAVTSVRTGRRPLRVDVIASRGAASGLMRAFHRAHPEIELDVMWLLDIETAVAALRSGEIDASFRAVAAPGRPLPEDIESVRVLDEPLELLTGPAHALAGARSVPLARLAGHRIWMPGVVPGTEWAAYYDDLVAEFGLTIEATGPNFGSDALLDTVADTPALATFMGGHTRLVWPAGHGLRRIPVTDPTPVYPHSLLWHRDNPHPALTALRAHLAATGAGHDAAGTWTPGWVLPR, encoded by the coding sequence ATGGACCTCGACACCGTCCGGACCTTCCTGGCCGTCGCCGACGCGGGGCAGTTCCAAGGGGCCGCCGCCGAGCTGTCGCTCACCCAGCAGGCCGTCTCCAAGCGCGTCGCCGCGCTGGAGCGGAGCCTCGGGGTGCGGCTGTTCACCCGCACTCCGCGCGGCGCCGAACTCACCATCGACGGGCAGGCGTTCCTCCCGCACGCGCGCGAGCTGCTGCGCGTCGCCGAGCGAGCGGTCACCTCCGTGCGCACCGGCCGCCGTCCGCTGCGCGTCGACGTGATCGCCTCGCGCGGCGCGGCGTCGGGCCTGATGCGGGCCTTCCACCGCGCGCACCCCGAGATCGAGCTGGACGTGATGTGGCTGCTCGACATCGAGACGGCCGTCGCCGCCCTCCGGTCCGGCGAGATCGACGCGTCCTTCCGCGCCGTGGCCGCGCCCGGCCGGCCCCTTCCCGAGGACATCGAGTCCGTGCGGGTGCTCGACGAACCGCTCGAACTCCTCACCGGCCCCGCCCATGCCCTGGCCGGCGCCCGCTCCGTGCCCCTCGCGCGGCTCGCCGGGCACCGCATCTGGATGCCGGGCGTCGTCCCCGGCACCGAGTGGGCCGCCTACTACGACGACCTCGTCGCGGAGTTCGGTCTCACCATCGAGGCGACCGGACCCAACTTCGGCTCCGACGCGCTCCTGGACACCGTCGCCGACACCCCGGCCCTGGCCACCTTCATGGGCGGACACACCCGCCTCGTCTGGCCCGCCGGGCACGGCCTGCGCCGCATCCCGGTGACCGACCCGACCCCCGTCTACCCGCACTCCCTCCTCTGGCACCGCGACAACCCCCACCCGGCGCTGACCGCTCTGCGCGCCCACCTCGCCGCCACCGGGGCCGGCCACGACGCCGCCGGTACCTGGACGCCGGGCTGGGTGCTGCCGCGCTGA
- a CDS encoding MFS transporter, translated as MRSGQHRLGGPRGHRLGRRFGWLWAAYGTSALGTWLAFGAFPLIAVRVLHAGPAEVAALSSVGAAVGAAVAVPLGPWVEFRRKRPVLIAMDLVRCAALLTVPAAFALGVLTFPQLLLVSVVVAAADITFRTASGAYLKTLLPAGDLLTAQARFESTAWTTTIVGPPLGGAAIGLLGPVATVVADAVSYLLSALGIRAMGGPEARPEHRRAARMRAGDLLDGWRYVLADAALRPLILNAALFNGLVMAAEPLLAVLMLGRLGFTPWEYGLAFAAPSLGGLAGSRLARPLVTRFGQHRVLVWSGALRALWPVGLAFPGPGGGGLLLVMGVELGLVFCCGVFNPVCAAYRLERTAPDRVARTLSAWTVTTKASTALLTAVGGVLGGLLGPRTALGLAGVLVLATPLLLPRRAAASRPAPEPVPNRA; from the coding sequence ATGAGGAGCGGGCAGCACCGGCTGGGAGGTCCGCGCGGACACCGGCTGGGGCGGCGGTTCGGGTGGCTCTGGGCGGCGTACGGGACCAGCGCGCTCGGCACCTGGCTCGCCTTCGGCGCGTTCCCGCTGATCGCCGTCCGGGTGCTGCACGCGGGACCGGCCGAGGTCGCCGCGCTCTCCTCCGTGGGGGCCGCGGTGGGCGCGGCCGTGGCGGTGCCGCTCGGTCCGTGGGTGGAGTTCCGCCGCAAGCGGCCGGTGCTGATCGCGATGGACCTGGTGCGGTGCGCGGCGCTGCTGACGGTCCCGGCCGCGTTCGCGCTCGGTGTCCTCACCTTCCCGCAGCTGCTGCTGGTCTCGGTCGTCGTGGCGGCGGCCGACATCACCTTCCGCACGGCCTCGGGCGCGTATCTGAAGACGCTGCTGCCGGCCGGAGACCTGCTCACCGCCCAGGCCCGGTTCGAGTCCACGGCATGGACGACCACGATCGTCGGGCCGCCGCTGGGCGGCGCGGCGATCGGGCTCCTCGGCCCGGTGGCGACGGTGGTGGCCGACGCCGTCAGCTATCTGCTCTCGGCCCTGGGCATCCGCGCGATGGGCGGCCCCGAGGCGCGGCCGGAGCACCGGCGGGCCGCGCGCATGCGGGCCGGGGACCTGCTCGACGGCTGGCGGTACGTCCTCGCGGACGCGGCGCTGCGTCCGCTGATCCTCAACGCCGCCCTGTTCAACGGTCTGGTGATGGCCGCCGAACCGCTGCTGGCCGTCCTGATGCTGGGCCGCCTCGGGTTCACGCCGTGGGAGTACGGCCTCGCCTTCGCCGCGCCGTCCCTCGGCGGACTGGCCGGCTCCCGGCTGGCCCGGCCGCTCGTCACCCGGTTCGGGCAGCACCGGGTCCTGGTCTGGTCCGGGGCCCTGCGCGCGCTCTGGCCCGTCGGCCTGGCGTTCCCGGGTCCGGGCGGCGGAGGGCTGCTGCTGGTGATGGGTGTCGAGCTGGGGCTCGTCTTCTGCTGCGGGGTGTTCAACCCCGTCTGCGCCGCCTACCGTCTCGAGCGCACCGCGCCCGACCGGGTCGCCCGCACGCTGTCCGCGTGGACGGTGACGACCAAGGCCTCGACCGCGCTCCTGACGGCCGTGGGGGGTGTCCTCGGCGGCCTGCTCGGTCCGCGCACGGCCCTCGGACTGGCCGGCGTGCTCGTGCTGGCGACCCCGCTGCTCCTGCCCCGCCGCGCGGCAGCGTCCCGCCCCGCGCCGGAACCGGTACCGAACCGCGCCTGA
- a CDS encoding SDR family NAD(P)-dependent oxidoreductase codes for MTVTLVTGANKGIGHETARRLIKEGHTVYIGARDLERGQAAAAGLGARFVRLDVTDDTSVQDAVRVIEEHEGRLDVLVNNAGIADHTLGADGVTAAGAQAVFETNVIGVVRVTQAALPLLRRSDNPVVVNVSSALGSFWAVTNPERRQSRYAFIAYGASKAAVSMLTVQYAKALPEFKVNAVEPGFTATDFTAGFPGGRPVQESAEVVVRMATLGKDGPTGTFQEDGDELPW; via the coding sequence ATGACCGTGACACTCGTCACCGGAGCGAACAAGGGCATCGGACACGAGACCGCCCGCCGGCTGATCAAGGAGGGGCACACCGTCTACATCGGCGCCCGCGACCTGGAGCGCGGGCAGGCCGCGGCGGCCGGGCTCGGCGCCCGGTTCGTACGGCTCGACGTCACCGACGACACGTCGGTCCAGGACGCCGTACGCGTGATCGAGGAGCACGAGGGCCGGCTCGACGTCCTGGTCAACAACGCCGGCATCGCCGACCACACCCTCGGCGCGGACGGCGTCACCGCCGCCGGAGCACAGGCCGTGTTCGAGACCAACGTGATCGGCGTCGTCCGCGTCACCCAGGCCGCGCTCCCGCTGCTGCGCCGGTCGGACAACCCGGTCGTGGTGAACGTCTCCAGCGCGCTCGGCTCGTTCTGGGCCGTCACCAACCCCGAGCGCCGCCAGTCGCGTTATGCCTTCATCGCGTACGGGGCGAGCAAGGCGGCCGTCTCCATGCTCACCGTCCAATACGCCAAGGCGCTGCCCGAGTTCAAGGTGAACGCCGTCGAACCCGGCTTCACCGCCACCGATTTCACGGCCGGCTTCCCGGGCGGGCGCCCGGTCCAGGAGAGTGCCGAAGTCGTCGTCCGCATGGCGACCCTGGGCAAGGACGGCCCCACCGGCACCTTCCAGGAGGACGGCGACGAACTGCCCTGGTAG
- a CDS encoding helix-turn-helix transcriptional regulator: MTHDTNMLGEYLRARRELVTPASVGLPRLGVRRVPGLRREEVALLAGISTDYYLRLEQGRDRNPSVQVLESLARVLQLDDAGTAYLLGLGSDRPRRKRRRPRKEAVPAGIRGLLDSLAQPAFLEGRCFDVLAANPLATALSPRLVAGRNRLRDVFLDPAERSLYPAWEEATAGLVAGFRQSVGTDTDDPRFIELVGELSLASDRFRRLWARHDVRSREGASVTLDHPQVGALTLNREKLVVSGSAGLVLVVYHADRGGENAEKLGLLSSYQAAPVTEAPANRTARPTRDDQRRRPAPR, encoded by the coding sequence ATGACCCACGACACGAACATGCTCGGCGAGTATCTGCGCGCCCGCCGCGAACTCGTCACGCCGGCCAGTGTCGGTCTGCCCCGGCTCGGTGTCCGTCGCGTTCCCGGCCTGCGCCGCGAGGAGGTCGCGCTGCTCGCCGGGATCAGCACCGACTACTACCTGCGCCTGGAACAGGGCCGCGACCGCAACCCGTCCGTCCAGGTGCTCGAATCGCTCGCCCGGGTGCTCCAGCTCGACGACGCCGGTACCGCGTATCTGCTCGGCCTGGGCTCCGACCGGCCCCGCCGCAAACGCCGCCGGCCCCGCAAGGAGGCCGTGCCCGCCGGAATCCGGGGGCTCCTGGACTCCCTGGCACAGCCGGCCTTCCTCGAAGGCCGCTGCTTCGACGTGCTGGCGGCCAACCCGCTGGCGACGGCGCTCTCACCGCGTCTGGTCGCCGGCCGCAACCGGCTGCGCGACGTGTTCCTCGATCCGGCCGAGCGGTCCCTCTACCCGGCCTGGGAGGAGGCCACGGCCGGACTGGTCGCCGGGTTCCGCCAGTCGGTCGGCACGGACACCGACGATCCGCGGTTCATCGAGCTGGTGGGCGAACTGTCGCTCGCCAGCGACCGCTTCCGCCGGCTGTGGGCGCGCCATGACGTCCGCTCCCGCGAAGGCGCCTCCGTCACACTCGACCATCCTCAGGTCGGCGCGCTCACACTGAACCGGGAGAAACTCGTGGTCTCCGGATCGGCCGGTCTGGTCCTCGTCGTCTACCACGCCGACCGGGGCGGCGAGAACGCCGAGAAGCTCGGCCTGCTGTCCTCCTACCAGGCCGCCCCTGTGACCGAGGCCCCCGCGAACCGGACCGCCCGGCCGACCCGCGACGATCAGCGCAGGAGGCCGGCACCCCGGTGA
- a CDS encoding TetR/AcrR family transcriptional regulator: MPATTRRKRVTKSPDDRRDDILRAGQRVFGTTGFERATISELADAAEIGKGTFYLYFASKDHLLGALWERYVDAIVSTTQEILDESDDWWPTIDRVMSALVGHAVENAELHRIVYGSANAKALELCRQADQRVIDLMCEFVEQGTDAGAFQAGDTRAAFRMAYHAADGLLDDLIGQGGEGVGIEERRVIGMVLELVHRALGDHQYRPEFARG; encoded by the coding sequence ATGCCGGCGACGACGCGGAGGAAGCGAGTCACCAAGAGCCCCGACGACCGCAGGGACGACATCCTGCGCGCAGGGCAACGCGTGTTCGGCACAACGGGATTCGAGCGCGCCACCATCTCCGAGCTGGCGGACGCGGCCGAGATCGGCAAGGGCACCTTCTACCTGTACTTCGCGTCCAAGGACCATCTCCTCGGCGCCCTGTGGGAGCGCTATGTCGACGCCATCGTCTCCACGACGCAGGAGATCCTGGACGAGAGCGACGACTGGTGGCCCACCATCGACCGGGTGATGAGCGCCCTCGTCGGACACGCCGTCGAGAACGCCGAACTGCACCGGATCGTCTACGGCTCGGCCAACGCCAAGGCGCTGGAGCTGTGCCGGCAGGCCGATCAGCGGGTCATCGACCTGATGTGCGAGTTCGTCGAGCAGGGCACGGACGCCGGCGCGTTCCAGGCCGGCGACACCCGCGCCGCCTTCCGGATGGCCTACCACGCGGCCGACGGACTGCTGGACGACCTCATCGGCCAGGGCGGCGAAGGCGTCGGCATCGAGGAGCGCCGGGTGATCGGCATGGTCCTGGAGCTGGTGCACCGCGCGCTGGGCGATCACCAGTACCGGCCCGAGTTCGCGCGCGGCTGA
- a CDS encoding phosphatase PAP2 family protein: protein MTLLSKVREVDREGTTRAASRIPPGAGRALSAVEEMAEGSKLWCGAAAVMMWRGGWRGRKAAAAGLAALAVAQVVSNGLCKQLADRPRPPKEWIPHDEVDDRPESSSFPSGHTAAAAAFTAAVAPSWPLAGAACAVPAVMTAVERVQSGAHYPSDVAAGAAIGLASAWLVRRVAVLCRRHPVRLARLL, encoded by the coding sequence ATGACGCTGCTATCGAAAGTGCGTGAAGTCGATCGGGAAGGGACGACACGGGCGGCCTCCCGTATCCCGCCCGGAGCCGGCAGAGCCCTGTCGGCGGTGGAGGAGATGGCCGAGGGCAGCAAGCTGTGGTGCGGCGCGGCCGCGGTGATGATGTGGCGCGGCGGGTGGCGGGGCCGGAAGGCCGCGGCGGCCGGCCTGGCGGCGCTCGCGGTGGCGCAGGTGGTCTCGAACGGCCTGTGCAAGCAACTGGCCGACCGCCCCCGGCCCCCCAAGGAATGGATCCCGCACGACGAGGTCGACGACCGCCCCGAATCGTCGTCGTTCCCGTCCGGGCACACCGCCGCCGCGGCCGCCTTCACCGCCGCCGTCGCTCCCTCGTGGCCGCTCGCCGGTGCCGCGTGCGCGGTGCCGGCGGTGATGACGGCCGTCGAACGGGTACAGAGCGGCGCCCACTACCCCAGCGACGTGGCGGCCGGCGCCGCCATCGGCCTGGCCAGTGCCTGGCTCGTCCGCCGGGTCGCCGTGCTCTGCCGTCGCCACCCGGTGCGACTCGCCCGCCTGTTGTAG
- a CDS encoding GAF domain-containing protein — protein MDERTRGSREAGTPARAPQLRLDALLDDLQQQVAQVRAARDRVHTLLDAVLTVGSDLDLEVVLRRIVESAVALVDAEYGALGVLHEDGTIKQFVTVGVDETAIARIGPYPRGEGILGLLIRHPEPLRLANLSDHPASVGFPPGHPPMTSFLGAPVRVRDQVFGNLYLTNKQGGAEFDGDDEAVLRTLAAAAGVAIDNARLYEVAHRRQRWLAASNELTRSLLSGAEPAAVLESFTGTVREMACADLVTLAVPVGAGGELVVEAASGARAERVRGLALPAASLAVKVFTCGDTVVSDALSEDPRAEGGSASVVELGPAFLVPLGTREHVRGVLQVANVPGGPLFTEAVIDMVTGFGNQAALALDVAEHRRDTERMVVLDDRDRIARDLHDLVIQRLFAGALSLQSTLGRVADRPQVSERVQRVVDDLDDTIKIIRSTVYGLREHDRSRRGSGLRAQLVAATERATESLGFVPALRMTGLLDTAVPADRAEHLLAVLGEALSNTARHAHAGSVDVAVEATDAALRLRVADDGRGIDPAVTRRSGLANLRERAEQLGGTFSVTARRPNGTVVEWAVPFSSAD, from the coding sequence GTGGACGAGCGCACGCGGGGTTCGCGTGAGGCGGGGACACCGGCCAGGGCTCCGCAGCTGCGGCTGGACGCGCTGCTGGACGACCTCCAGCAGCAGGTGGCGCAGGTGCGGGCGGCCCGGGACCGGGTCCACACGCTGCTCGACGCGGTACTGACGGTCGGCTCGGACCTGGATCTGGAAGTGGTGCTGCGCCGGATCGTGGAGTCCGCGGTCGCGCTCGTCGACGCCGAGTACGGAGCACTGGGCGTGCTGCACGAGGACGGCACGATCAAGCAGTTCGTCACGGTCGGCGTGGACGAGACGGCCATCGCCCGCATCGGACCCTATCCACGCGGCGAGGGCATCCTGGGGCTGCTCATCCGGCATCCTGAGCCGCTGCGCCTGGCGAACCTGTCCGACCACCCGGCGTCCGTCGGCTTCCCGCCCGGGCACCCGCCGATGACCAGCTTCCTCGGTGCCCCCGTCCGGGTGCGCGACCAGGTGTTCGGCAACCTCTATCTGACGAACAAGCAGGGCGGCGCGGAGTTCGACGGCGACGACGAGGCGGTGCTGCGTACCCTCGCCGCCGCCGCCGGTGTGGCCATCGACAACGCCCGGTTGTACGAGGTCGCACACCGCCGGCAGCGGTGGCTGGCGGCCAGCAACGAACTGACCCGCAGTCTCCTGTCCGGCGCGGAGCCCGCCGCGGTGCTGGAGTCCTTCACCGGCACCGTGCGGGAGATGGCGTGCGCGGACCTGGTCACGTTGGCGGTGCCCGTCGGTGCGGGCGGTGAGCTGGTCGTCGAGGCGGCTTCGGGAGCGCGGGCCGAACGAGTCCGCGGGCTGGCGCTGCCCGCCGCCTCGCTGGCCGTGAAGGTCTTCACCTGCGGGGACACCGTCGTCAGCGACGCCCTGAGCGAGGACCCGCGCGCCGAGGGCGGCAGTGCCTCCGTGGTGGAGCTGGGCCCGGCGTTCCTCGTGCCGCTGGGCACCCGGGAGCACGTCCGCGGGGTGCTGCAGGTGGCGAACGTGCCGGGCGGTCCCCTCTTCACGGAAGCCGTGATCGACATGGTCACCGGGTTCGGCAACCAGGCCGCGCTGGCCCTGGACGTCGCCGAGCACCGGCGGGACACCGAGCGCATGGTCGTGCTCGACGACCGCGACCGGATCGCCCGGGACCTGCACGACCTGGTCATCCAGCGGCTGTTCGCGGGCGCGCTGTCGCTGCAGTCCACACTGGGCCGGGTCGCGGACCGGCCGCAGGTGAGCGAACGCGTCCAGCGCGTCGTGGACGACCTGGACGACACCATAAAGATCATCCGCTCCACCGTCTACGGCCTGCGCGAGCACGACCGGTCCCGTCGTGGCAGCGGGCTGCGCGCCCAGCTGGTGGCGGCCACCGAACGCGCCACCGAGTCCCTCGGCTTCGTCCCCGCGCTGCGCATGACCGGGCTGCTGGACACGGCGGTGCCCGCCGACCGGGCCGAGCACCTGCTGGCCGTGCTCGGTGAAGCCCTGTCCAACACCGCGCGGCACGCGCACGCCGGCAGCGTCGACGTCGCCGTGGAGGCCACCGACGCCGCCCTGAGGCTCCGGGTGGCCGACGACGGCCGAGGAATCGACCCGGCGGTCACCCGCCGCAGCGGCCTGGCCAACCTCCGCGAGCGCGCGGAGCAACTGGGCGGCACGTTCAGCGTGACCGCGCGCCGGCCGAACGGCACCGTCGTCGAGTGGGCCGTACCGTTCTCCTCTGCGGACTGA
- a CDS encoding pyridoxamine 5'-phosphate oxidase family protein, whose protein sequence is MFHDDGSRVLDRPECLRLLAKAPVGRVVYTRHALPAVLPVNFSLDADRSVLLRTSAGSELVRAVDGVVVAFEADDFDAATRSGWSVVVTGRATVVTDPGEHERLSRTGPRSWVVTRDGVFVRIEAELVTGREIGGTRGTG, encoded by the coding sequence ATGTTCCACGACGACGGTTCTCGCGTGCTCGACCGGCCGGAGTGCCTGCGCCTGTTGGCGAAGGCGCCGGTCGGTCGTGTCGTGTACACCCGGCATGCACTGCCCGCGGTGCTCCCGGTCAACTTCTCCCTGGACGCGGACCGCTCCGTCCTGCTGCGCACGTCGGCGGGCTCGGAACTCGTCCGCGCCGTCGACGGCGTCGTGGTGGCCTTCGAGGCGGACGACTTCGACGCCGCGACCCGGTCCGGCTGGAGCGTGGTCGTCACCGGCCGGGCGACGGTGGTGACCGACCCCGGCGAGCACGAACGGCTGTCGCGGACCGGCCCGCGTTCATGGGTGGTGACGCGCGACGGGGTCTTCGTCCGCATCGAGGCGGAG